Genomic segment of Paenibacillus polymyxa:
ACACGATTGAGCAGATGGATGGAAACCGAAAATGATTGGGTTACGTGTTTTAATGGCAATCAGCGCTTTGAACATCGTAGTCGAAGTCGGGTTTGTCACTGGAGTGATCCCCATGATAATGCCGACTGGCTCTGCTATCTTTTGAAAACTGTCAAAATCATTGTCCTCAATGACACCGACGGTTTTTTCATTTTTGATACTATGATAGACATATTCTGTTGCAAACATGTTTTTGGTGATTTTGTCCTCGTACACACCGCGTCCTGTTTCTTCAACAGCCATCTTCGCCAGGTACATGTGTTTATCCATCCCTGCGAGTGCCATAGCTTGTACGATTTCGTCAATCTGTTCCTGATTCATACTCATGAAAGCTTGCTGTGCCCGGTTCCCCCGGTCAATCAGCGTTTGAATATACTGCTCTGCGCTTTGCTCTTTTTGGATAACCTCGTTTTTAACAGCCATTTCCCTCATCCTCCTGTTATCTCGTGTACTATCTCTTGTTCACGCACTGATCGTAACACAGCTTTTCAAGATATATTGTGATTTTTTTCACAATCTATTTAAAATTTTATTTTATGAAGTGAATTAAATCACAAAGTTTGGAATTCTGCCACTTTTACCCCCTCTTCTTGCCCCAAAAACGCATTGCGCAGGTATATAATGAATTTGAATTGATCAAGTTGCAGATAAAAAACATAGGATACAAAGGGGAAATGGACGATGAGAAACCCTACAAATGTAATGGAAGCCCGCGGCAACACCTGTTGCTTCTCGGAGGCCAGCTTCAACCGGTTGCAAGTGATGATGAAAGATCGAGTTATGCCTGAAAGCTCGCATCTGTTCTGGGAAGGAGATACAGCGGATAAGCTGTTTTATATTAAGCGCGGACGCGTGAAAGTAACCAAAACAACGGATGAAGGTAAGGAACTTATTCTATATATGTATCAAAGCGGCGATCTTGTTGGTCAAGCTGATCCATTTTTCGGTACTAAGCATTCCTTTTCTGCTGAGGTTCTGGAAGACAGTGATATTGGCGTAATCGATCATACAGATTTGGAACTGCTTATTTGCCAGCATTGTGATTTTGCGATTGACTTTATGAAATGGATGGGTTCGCATCACCGTATTACTCAGACTAAGTTCCGCGATTTGATGATGTACGGCAAGCCAGGTGCTTTATGTTCAACACTCATCCGTTTATGCAATACCTATGGTGAGCCTCACGGCGAACATATTCTGATTCATAAGAAAATTACTCATACTGACTTATCTAATATGATCGGTGCGACTCGGGAAAGCGTAAACCGGATGCTTAGTGATCTACGTAAGAAAAATGCAGTAGAATACGATAACGGCATGATTGTTGTCAAGGATTTGGAAATGCTGCAAGGCGTATGTCATTGTGAATTGTGCCCTCGTGAGATTTGCCGGATATAATAAATCGTTATTTATGTAAAAGGGAGTGTTATAAGCCATTATAGCTTATAACACTCCCTAATTTATTTCCACTTCCCTACTTATACAGGAGCAGTAGCGAAGCATTTTAACAATAGTCCTTCTTCTGGCAACACACTTTTTAAAACTGTAAGCATAGATAACTTAAATTCCCCATCTCATAGCTTCTATGGATGACCTTGGCTTTGTTTGCAGGATTTCCACTCCCCATCGCAATAAACAACGGTACAAAGTGCTCTGCTCTTGGTACGGCCTGACGAGCATACGGTGCTTCACTTTCATAGTGATCCAAAGCCTCTATATCTCTACTTTGCACTTTTTCAATAATCCAATTATCAAAATCTATAGCCCAAGGTTCTGTTTTCGTTTCCCCCCATTTGACGATACGCAGATTATGAACAGTCACGCCACTGCCAATGACCAGAATATCCTGTTCTCCCAGTCCACGTAGCACTTCACCAATGACATATTGTGCTTTGGGCGAGAGATATGGATTTACAGAGATCTGAACTACCGGAATGTCTGCCTCAGGATACATACGATGCAACAATGTCCAGGATCCATGATCCAGTCCCCTCACCCGATCACTTTGTACGTCAATACCCTTTTGTTCATATAATTTTCTCAGCTTATTTGCCAGTTCGACAGAGCCATGTGCTGGATATTTCACCGCGTACAGTTCCGGTGGGAAACCACCAAAATCATAAATGGTATCGTACACGTCATCCATCGAACTGATCGTCAACGTTTGCGCTTCCCAATGAGCAGTAAAGATAACAACCGCTTTAGGACGAATGCTTTTTCCCAGTTGCTCTAAAAATGAAGTATAGTCCGTCTGTTCAATAGCAAGCATCGGTGAGCCGTGGGCCAAAAATAAAGATGGCATCATATAAATATCCCCTTGTCATCAATAATTTATTTTATTCATTAAGTAACTTTATGTAAGTAATAGTACATAAGTAACAGAGTTATGTCAACACAGACTCCAACATACACTTAGATCAGTGATTCCATAAATAAAGATTGATATAGGTATAAGGTCATAGTAATATGTAACTAATAAATTTTAAAATTTCACTACACTTCGATACAAAGGACTGGTTTCTATGGAGATACATACTTCTAATTGCCCAAAATGTGGTTCCGTTTTTCGTCAGAACCTTAGAAACCTGTGTAGTACTTGTATTCAGGAAGAAAATATATTCTTAGACCGCTGTTCTAACTATCTATGGAAGCATCCTTCTACTCATACCCGCCAGCTCAGTGATGTAACCGGCACACCTATAGAATTACTCATAGACTGGGTAAGAGCAGGCAAGTTTCCCTCCACATACAGTCAGCTTGATTATCCTTGTGAGTCCTGCCGTTCCCCTATTTATGCAGGAAGACTTTGCCATTCCTGTCTGGGTACATTCCGTTCGGCCGCGCTGGATATTCAAACCCGTGTGCCCCGCCGTGCAACAGCAGCATTATTCTCAGTTGCAGGGCGCGTCAAAGGCTATTAAACCGTGCTACCTATGCACATCATTTCTGTGATATGGATAAGTAGTCCTATACACAAAATAAAAAAACAGCCTTTTTCCTAGGAAAAGGCTGTTTTGCTATGAGAAACGCTTATTTAGTTTGGTGCTCATCTAATCCATTCCTCAGCCCAAAATTGAATCTGTTCCATAACTGGCTGAAGTGCACGGCCTTTGGTTGTTAGCTCGTATTCAATGCGGACAGGAGTTTCCGGATATACATGACGTGTAAGAATTCCTTCATTTTCCAAATCTTTCATCCGCTCTGATAACATTTTGTCACTCATTGTGGGAATCAGATTGGAAATATCCTTAAACCGCTTAGGACCGCTCATCATGGATTGAATAATTAATCCATTCCAACGCTTGCCCAAACATGAAAAGGCGGTTTCAAAACGCGGACACATTTTTGTACATTGCGGTTGACTTTCCAAATTTTTCACCTTCTTTTGCATTTCGGTTTGATAAAGCTTTCCTTTTGTTAGTATATATCATTTTAGCATACTTTATCCCGAAAGAAAACACTTTCTTCTTAAATTAAATACCTACGCTGATAAAGTTGCCATGACCAAAACTGATTATACAACAAACCAACACAGCAGGTATATGTCTAAATCGTTAAATACAAAAAGGCGGAATCCCAAGAGGTTCCGCCTATCAATCTGTTCATTATACAACTCATCCATATGTGATGATTGTCATTATACCAACACTCCACCGAGAGGCCTTAGAGGTTCACTTCTACCATATATTGGTTTGTTAATACTTGTCGGAGAAGTCCAACGAATGCTGTTGGCGATAACTTTCAAAATATCAGGCTGGTAATAAGT
This window contains:
- a CDS encoding Crp/Fnr family transcriptional regulator produces the protein MRNPTNVMEARGNTCCFSEASFNRLQVMMKDRVMPESSHLFWEGDTADKLFYIKRGRVKVTKTTDEGKELILYMYQSGDLVGQADPFFGTKHSFSAEVLEDSDIGVIDHTDLELLICQHCDFAIDFMKWMGSHHRITQTKFRDLMMYGKPGALCSTLIRLCNTYGEPHGEHILIHKKITHTDLSNMIGATRESVNRMLSDLRKKNAVEYDNGMIVVKDLEMLQGVCHCELCPREICRI
- a CDS encoding DODA-type extradiol aromatic ring-opening family dioxygenase yields the protein MMPSLFLAHGSPMLAIEQTDYTSFLEQLGKSIRPKAVVIFTAHWEAQTLTISSMDDVYDTIYDFGGFPPELYAVKYPAHGSVELANKLRKLYEQKGIDVQSDRVRGLDHGSWTLLHRMYPEADIPVVQISVNPYLSPKAQYVIGEVLRGLGEQDILVIGSGVTVHNLRIVKWGETKTEPWAIDFDNWIIEKVQSRDIEALDHYESEAPYARQAVPRAEHFVPLFIAMGSGNPANKAKVIHRSYEMGNLSYLCLQF
- a CDS encoding winged helix-turn-helix transcriptional regulator; the protein is MQKKVKNLESQPQCTKMCPRFETAFSCLGKRWNGLIIQSMMSGPKRFKDISNLIPTMSDKMLSERMKDLENEGILTRHVYPETPVRIEYELTTKGRALQPVMEQIQFWAEEWIR